AGTATCTAAAGATCTTGGAGGTAATATGGCTATAGCTCCACTCGTTGATGATTATCCAGGTATTAGGAATATTAAGGGCTCTGAATTGACAAAGCTTTTTGCTGAACATGTTAAGAGCTATAATGTTCCACTCTATATAGGTACAAAGGTTATAAGTATTGCTAGAGAAGATAATATGTTTCGTATAACAACTGAAGATAATAGAAATCTCTATTCATATGCTATAGTTATAGCCATTGGATTAAGGAATAAGAGACTTGGTGTTCCAGGTGAGGAGAAGTTTATCGGTAGAGGGGTTTCATATTGCGCTGTCTGTGATGGACCTATGTTTAGTGGTAGGGATGTAGCTGTTGTTGGTGGAGGTAATTCGGCTTTACTATCAGCTATATATCTATCATCTATAGCTAAGAAGGTATATCTAATCCATAGGAGGGATACATTTAGAGCATTTGATATATATGTAAAACAAGTCAAATCATCTAGAAACATAGAGTTATTGCTTAACCATATAGTTACTGAGATTATAGGTGATGATAAGGTGAGAGCTATTAGGGTAAAGAATACTGTATCTAGTGAGGAGAGGGAAATAGATGTAGATGGGATATTCATAGAGATAGGCTTTGAAACAGATAGAGAATTTTTAGAGTCTATAGGACTGAAATTAGATGAGGATGGAAGAATAGTAGTTGGACCAGATGGTAGAACCAATATACCTGGAATATATGCCTGTGGCTCTGTAACAGGAGGGCCCTATAGATACAAATTTGATCAGATAATAACAGCTGCTGCAGAGGGAGCTATAGTTGCTGATGCTGTATACAAATATCTCATCGGGTTAAAATCTAGGGGAGGACTATAGCTATGGATATAGTTGTAGAACTTGTTAAAGGGATTTATATAGATGATATAAAGATTTATGCATGTGAGAAAAGACATGGGAGATTTGTTGAGGAGATAGCTATAAACATATGTATAGAGAGGAATAGTTTTAAACACTATATATGTTTCATAAAGATATTTATGGGAAGGGATTTATATAGGAGATGGATAGAGATATTCAACATTATCAACAATATAAGTATAGATGGATATACAGTAAACTTCTATGGTACGAAAATAGAGCAGTGGTTGCTAGATACAGCATCTCTATGGCTTGGACCAGGGGAGAGAATATTTATAGAATATGTGAATGATATTGAGACTAGGAAACAGCTAGAGCGTGGATATCCAGTACCCGTTACTAGACTTGGATATGAGTTACTTAGAAGAGGATTTACATGGTTTAAGGATTGGTATTTTCCTGAGGGGTTTATGGAGGGAAACCCGAAGATACAAGGTGAAAAGCCTCTGGATAGAACTGTTATGGAGCGACAACTAAGGGATATTAGATACGAGGTTGAAGAATTTATCCGTTTGGTAGCAAGTAGAGGAGCTATAGATATATATGATGAATATGCATTTCTAAGAGCTAAAAAAGTGTTGGAATATATAGAGAATTTAGGTATATAGATTATCTAGATGTATCAGTGCTAACTATATACTCAGCAAAGAGCTTTCTAAACATCTCTCTATCTATTAACGGTTTTCCATCACGCTCTATAACTCTTTTAGCAGGTGGATTGACCAGATAGCTCTTTGCATATCTATTTATTCTCTCCTCAAATGTCTCTACAAATGGATTTATATAGAATATCCCTATAGGAATTCTATCATCAGCTTTGTTAGCAATCTCAATAGCCTTTACAAGTTTTGTCTTTGCCTCATCCTCACTTCTAACCTCAGGATCCCAGCCAATCTCTTCAAGTCTATAGATATGTTTTCTATAGTAGTCAGGAGTAAAAATCTCGTCATATGTAGCACAAGGCTGAAGAACATCTATAAATGCTGCTCCCTTATGCATTATAGCTCTCTTCAAAATCTCTTTAAGGTGTTCCCCAAGAAATGCATATGATCTTGCTACAAATGTATATCCAGAGGCGAGAGCCAGGGCTATTGTGTTTATAGGGTCGTGGAGATTGGGTTTAACCATACCCCTACTCTTCGCATATCTTGGTAGTGTTGGCGAGGCCTGTCCTTTTGTAAGTCCATAGACCCTATTATTATGGAGAACAACAGTTATATCGAGATTTCTTCTACCTAGGGCTACAAAATGGGCCATGCCAATACCAAGAAGATCGCCATCTCCTCCATGGACTACTACAGTAAGTTCTGGATTAGCTATCTTTATACCCATTGCAAATGGAATAGCTCTGCCATGCAAAGCGTGAACACCATTAACATTTACAAAGTGTGCTATCTTACCAGAGCACCCGATACCGGATACAATAACTGTTTTCGATGGATCTAAACCAAGTTCTTCAAAGGCTTTGTATACAGATGTTACAATTCCATAATTACCACAACCAGGGCACCAGTCCTGCCATACATCAGTTCTATAGACATGTTTTCTAAGCTCCATAGCTTAGAACCACCCTCTGAGTCTTTCCACTCATAATATCTTCTATAGCTTTAACAAGTTCAAATCTATACATAGGTCTGCCACTAAACTTCGCAATCCTCTTTTTAATAATAATACCTATATTCATAGCAATTAAATCAGCTATCTGAACATTATAGCTATGCTCAACAGCTATAATCTTCTCAATACCTATACTCATCAACAATTCTCTAAGTCTCTTCTTGGGGAATGGAGACATAAACCTTATATGTATATAGGAAGCTTTAATGCCTCTACTAGACAAAGTCTCAATAGCATCTAGAGCAACACCTTTTACAAAGCCCCACCCAATCAATGCTATATCTGGATTATCATCACCATAGTATATAAATCTTTCTTCTTCAGGAATATCACTATCAATAATCTCCATCTTCCTCATCCTCTTTGTATACATCTCTATTCTATTAATAGGATCCTCATCTATATGACCATATTCATCATGTTCATCACCAGCATACCACATAATTACCTTACTACCTATGAAAGCTCTTGGAGAGATTGGTGAAGATTTATCAAATCTCCTATAATCTACAGAACTCTCTGTCACTATAGAACCTCTCTCAATTCTTATATTATCTAAATCTGGAAGAGGCACAGTCTTTAGAGAATTTGCCAAGAACTTATCAACTAAATGTATAACAGGCACCTGATATTTTTCAGCAATATTAAAAGCATTTATAGCATCATAGAAAGCTTCTTCATGATCTCCAGAAGCTATGACAACCCTTGGAAATTCTCCATGTCCTGCAAAAAGCGAGAATAGGAGATCGCTTTGACTACCCCTAGTAGGCATACCTGTACTAGGTCCACCCCTCTGATAATACGTTATAACAACAGGTACCTCATTCATACCTGCCCACGAAAGACCTTCAACCATTAGACTAAATCCTGGTCCAGATGTAGATGTACTAGCTCTAACACCAGCTAATGCAGCGCCTATAGCAGAGTTTATAGCTGATATCTCATCCTCTGTCTGTATAACAGCAATACTACCAAGAGCTTTACCATCAACTTCAAGATTCTCAAACTGCTCTATAAATAGACTCTCATCAGCAGCAGGCGTTATGGGGTAATAAGCCTGATAACCAACACCAGCCACAATCTTGCCCATAGCTATAGCATCATTACCAGATACAATCATAGTCTCTCCAACCCCTATAGAGGGTCTCTCAAGCCTAATACCCTCAGTAACAGATCTAACTCTAGACATAACACTATTAACTATAGCAACATTAGCATCAACAATATCCTTCCTACCCTTAAACCTCCTATTAAAAGCCTCTACAATAACCCCGATATCAATGTTAAGCAAACCACATACAGATCCAATAACAATAGAACTAAGATATCTAGATAACTGTTGTGGAACAATTCTATACATCTTCGAAACCTCGTTAAGTATATCCATGTATCTAAAACCTATTGAGACAACTCCTCTATTTTCACTTAGCTTCTTAATCAAATCCTTCAACGAACCATCTATACCAAGATCCTTAAACTCTCTAGATATTCTCTCCCTAAGCTCTTTCTCAATACTCGGAATCTGATCAAATGTCTTATCCTCAACAGATGTATCATATACTATAAATCCACCTACATCAACGTCACTATAATGTGTAAATACTGTTTCTGCATCCATAGAAGCCAATATCTTTACTGGATAGTCTAGAGATCTAGGTATTCTATATGAAGATATACCTATATGTATATAGCTATGCCTACCCTTTATATTAGAGAAATACTCTCTATCAGCTATAACACCATAACCCATTCTAGCAAAGGAATATCCAATTATATTCATAGATGTTTCTAGACCTGCTCCCTGAGGACCACCTATAACTATATATACATCTCTATACAATATAGACACCAGTTAATCAGCAGATGGAATTTCCTCAGGAGCAACCTCATCTCTAATAAATCCATAGGTAACAAGATGTTTATTTATATGCTCTTCCAATTCGTCAATACTTGTTATAAATTTTCTACAAGTGGCACAATATACAAATCCATGTACTCTTATCTGCTCCTTTAAATCATCTATAGATACCTCCCTAAAATTGTCACATACACTAACGTTAGATGGATCAACAATAACATTGTTTTTTATACAATAGCCAAAGTTATCCATAAAATCATATGATCGGAAAAATATACAGTTTCTACATCTCCTATCCATATATCTCACAATACCTATAATATATCTAGTTAGATAAATAAATTTAGATTAGAACAAATACAATTGTTCTCATGTTCTCATATAAGGAGCTAGAGATTCTAAATATATAGATTCAAGATAGTAAAGTTTTTGTAGCAGGGGATATGAAGAATATTATGTGGTATAGATGCCAAAGAGATATAGGGTTATAGTTGATAGAAATACATGTATTGCTTGTGGAGCTGCACCAGCTGCATGTCCCGATATATACTATCTAGCTGAAGATAATGGTAAGAATAGTGTTGTTCCCAAATATGAGGTTGAACATACAGATTCTATAAGTATAGGTATAATACCTGAAGAGCTATATAGCTGTGCAAAGATGGGGGCAGACGTATGTCCTGTTAACGCCATAAAGATAGAGCCTATAGAGGAATAGCCACACCATATATTTAATCATCTAGCTTGTCATATACGAAAGGTATATATAAATAATCATATATATTTTTACTTTGTGGAACTATGCCTGTTCCAAGACCTATGACAAGAGACGCTCTATTATCAGCATTTGCAGGAGAGTCTATGGCTCATATGAGATATCTAATATTTGCAGAAATTGCTGAAAAAGAAGGGTTTCCAAATGTAGCAAGACTCTTTAGAGCTATAGCCTATGCAGAATTTGTACATGCTAGAAATCACTATAACAATTTAAGAGATCTAAAGACAGATATACATGTATTCTCAGGAACACCTGTAGGACCTGGTAATACCTCTAAGAATCTAGAGCTTGCTATCATGGGCGAGGTATATGAGATTACAGAGATGTATCCAGCATATATAGAAATTGCAAAATTCCAAAATGAAAAAGGAGCAGAACAGAGCTTTACATGGGCATATAAAGCAGAACAAATACATGCAGAGCTATACAAAGAGGCTAAGAGCTATGTTGATCAAGGAAAAGACTGGCCATTAAAAGGCAAGGTATGGATATGTCCTGTATGTGGACATACATATGTAGGAGATGAACCTCCAGAGAAATGCCCTGTATGTGGAGTCTCTAAAGATAAATACATAGGTTTCTAACCTGAGGAGATCAGATTTTTTAACAACTCTTTAACACAATCATAAAATTTTGAAAGAAGTCTTTTAGTTCTATCTAGGGTTTCAATTAGCAAATCATCATTATCATAGGTTATTGTTTTATTTCTAAGATTAATATATCAAGTGTTACGATTATGTATAAGTGTTGTTTTCTTAAATTTATTAACTCTCAAAATAGTTATACCTGTTATGGGATTGGTATGAGGGCTGAAGATATAATGAAAAAGCCTATAGCTGTTAAGGAAGATGTTACTATAGGTGAAGCATCAAAGATTATGGATGGCAATAACATAGGCTCTCTACCTATAGTTGATGATAATGGTAAGCTTATTGGCATAGTTACAGAGAGAGATATAGTTAGAGCTATCTCTAGAGGTGTAAAACTTGATATACCTGTAAAACACATTATGTCTACAAAGCTTATAGTTGCAGATAGAGATGAGAACATAGTTTCTATAGCAATTAAAATGATTGAGAATAACATAAGACATATACCAATTGTTGACAATGACCATAAACTTATTGGAATTATAAGCATTAGAGATGTTCTAAGATATGTATTAGCATCAAATATGTTTCCATAGCCATACAATTTTTATTCTTTGCTATCCAATAATATTGCTATAGTCATTAAATCTCCCTTTACATGGATTTCCATAGCAGTATAGAATTCTTGATTTCTTCACATTTTTTGTATTGAGCAGTACTATTGTTGATGAAGATGTTGTCCAATAGCTATCATGTAGACATATAGAGTCTATAGTCTCACCATATGTATGATCCCTCGCAATTGTTTTAAGACCATCAATAATCTTTTCAGGATCTGGATCAGCTCCAAGAGATGCTATTAGCTCTCTTGCTAACTCTAAAGCCCTTCTACCCCTCTTCTCAGCATGTATAGCTATTTCTCTAACCTCATCAGAGATTCTCATATTTGGCAAAAGAGTAATATTTGTAGATACATGGGCTCCAGGCTTAAGCTCTCTAATAATAATCGTATCATCGTATATTATGTGGTAGGCATAATTCTCATCAGCTATAATGAAATTGCCTTTCCTATAGCCACCCCCGGTAAGTTTATTAACAATATATTCCTTAGCTTCACCAGCATTTCCACAACTCCCCAAGGCATTTAGTATGAGAATACCTCTACTCTTAACAGGATTTCTAACACCACCTGTATGCTGATCTGTTACAGCTATAAAAAGACCCTTATCGTTAAACCCTATCCATGTACCTCTAACCCCTAGATCAATTGGACAGTA
Above is a genomic segment from Ignisphaera aggregans DSM 17230 containing:
- a CDS encoding thioredoxin reductase (NADPH) (COGs: COG0492 Thioredoxin reductase~InterProIPR000759:IPR013027:IPR000103:IPR001327:IPR 008255~KEGG: smr:Smar_0928 thioredoxin reductase (NADPH)~PFAM: FAD-dependent pyridine nucleotide-disulphide oxidoreductase~SPTR: A3DN17 Thioredoxin reductase (NADPH)~PFAM: Pyridine nucleotide-disulphide oxidoreductase~TIGRFAM: thioredoxin-disulfide reductase), whose amino-acid sequence is MSRFRLDIHKPIKDRFEAIVIGAGPAGLTAALYLARYGVDVCIVSKDLGGNMAIAPLVDDYPGIRNIKGSELTKLFAEHVKSYNVPLYIGTKVISIAREDNMFRITTEDNRNLYSYAIVIAIGLRNKRLGVPGEEKFIGRGVSYCAVCDGPMFSGRDVAVVGGGNSALLSAIYLSSIAKKVYLIHRRDTFRAFDIYVKQVKSSRNIELLLNHIVTEIIGDDKVRAIRVKNTVSSEEREIDVDGIFIEIGFETDREFLESIGLKLDEDGRIVVGPDGRTNIPGIYACGSVTGGPYRYKFDQIITAAAEGAIVADAVYKYLIGLKSRGGL
- a CDS encoding conserved hypothetical protein (COGs: COG4353 conserved hypothetical protein~InterPro IPR008304~KEGG: ape:APE_1627 hypothetical protein~PFAM: conserved hypothetical protein~SPTR: Q9YBH1 Putative uncharacterized protein~PFAM: Protein of unknown function (DUF1122)) is translated as MDIVVELVKGIYIDDIKIYACEKRHGRFVEEIAINICIERNSFKHYICFIKIFMGRDLYRRWIEIFNIINNISIDGYTVNFYGTKIEQWLLDTASLWLGPGERIFIEYVNDIETRKQLERGYPVPVTRLGYELLRRGFTWFKDWYFPEGFMEGNPKIQGEKPLDRTVMERQLRDIRYEVEEFIRLVASRGAIDIYDEYAFLRAKKVLEYIENLGI
- a CDS encoding hypothetical protein (KEGG: nph:NP2764A hypothetical protein~SPTR: C1VP51 Uncharacterized conserved protein~PFAM: Protein of unknown function (DUF833)), whose translation is MCTLLFLYKVFSSYPIVALHNRYMPIGTQELHPQVISLRHRVYCPIDLGVRGTWIGFNDKGLFIAVTDQHTGGVRNPVKSRGILILNALGSCGNAGEAKEYIVNKLTGGGYRKGNFIIADENYAYHIIYDDTIIIRELKPGAHVSTNITLLPNMRISDEVREIAIHAEKRGRRALELARELIASLGADPDPEKIIDGLKTIARDHTYGETIDSICLHDSYWTTSSSTIVLLNTKNVKKSRILYCYGNPCKGRFNDYSNIIG
- a CDS encoding putative signal transduction protein with CBS domains (COGs: COG2905 signal-transduction protein containing cAMP-binding and CBS domains~InterPro IPR000644~KEGG: sso:SSO3174 hypothetical protein~PFAM: CBS domain containing protein~SMART: CBS domain containing protein~SPTR: Q97U50 Putative uncharacterized protein~PFAM: CBS domain) → MRAEDIMKKPIAVKEDVTIGEASKIMDGNNIGSLPIVDDNGKLIGIVTERDIVRAISRGVKLDIPVKHIMSTKLIVADRDENIVSIAIKMIENNIRHIPIVDNDHKLIGIISIRDVLRYVLASNMFP
- a CDS encoding ferredoxin (KEGG: dka:DKAM_0514 ferredoxin~SPTR: B8D409 Ferredoxin), which gives rise to MPKRYRVIVDRNTCIACGAAPAACPDIYYLAEDNGKNSVVPKYEVEHTDSISIGIIPEELYSCAKMGADVCPVNAIKIEPIEE
- a CDS encoding Rubrerythrin (COGs: COG1592 Rubrerythrin~InterPro IPR004039:IPR003251:IPR009040~KEGG: tpe:Tpen_1606 rubrerythrin~PFAM: Rubrerythrin; Rubredoxin-type Fe(Cys)4 protein~SPTR: A1S0M1 Rubrerythrin~PFAM: Rubrerythrin); protein product: MPVPRPMTRDALLSAFAGESMAHMRYLIFAEIAEKEGFPNVARLFRAIAYAEFVHARNHYNNLRDLKTDIHVFSGTPVGPGNTSKNLELAIMGEVYEITEMYPAYIEIAKFQNEKGAEQSFTWAYKAEQIHAELYKEAKSYVDQGKDWPLKGKVWICPVCGHTYVGDEPPEKCPVCGVSKDKYIGF
- a CDS encoding 2-oxoglutarate synthase (COGs: COG0674 Pyruvate:ferredoxin oxidoreductase and related 2-oxoacid:ferredoxin oxidoreductase alpha subunit~InterPro IPR002880~KEGG: ape:APE_2126.1 2-oxoacid:ferredoxin oxidoreductase alpha subunit~PFAM: pyruvate flavodoxin/ferredoxin oxidoreductase domain protein~PRIAM: 2-oxoglutarate synthase~SPTR: Q9YA13 2-oxoacid:ferredoxin oxidoreductase alpha subunit~PFAM: domain; Pyruvate ferredoxin/flavodoxin oxidoreductase; Transketolase, C-terminal domain), translated to MSILYRDVYIVIGGPQGAGLETSMNIIGYSFARMGYGVIADREYFSNIKGRHSYIHIGISSYRIPRSLDYPVKILASMDAETVFTHYSDVDVGGFIVYDTSVEDKTFDQIPSIEKELRERISREFKDLGIDGSLKDLIKKLSENRGVVSIGFRYMDILNEVSKMYRIVPQQLSRYLSSIVIGSVCGLLNIDIGVIVEAFNRRFKGRKDIVDANVAIVNSVMSRVRSVTEGIRLERPSIGVGETMIVSGNDAIAMGKIVAGVGYQAYYPITPAADESLFIEQFENLEVDGKALGSIAVIQTEDEISAINSAIGAALAGVRASTSTSGPGFSLMVEGLSWAGMNEVPVVITYYQRGGPSTGMPTRGSQSDLLFSLFAGHGEFPRVVIASGDHEEAFYDAINAFNIAEKYQVPVIHLVDKFLANSLKTVPLPDLDNIRIERGSIVTESSVDYRRFDKSSPISPRAFIGSKVIMWYAGDEHDEYGHIDEDPINRIEMYTKRMRKMEIIDSDIPEEERFIYYGDDNPDIALIGWGFVKGVALDAIETLSSRGIKASYIHIRFMSPFPKKRLRELLMSIGIEKIIAVEHSYNVQIADLIAMNIGIIIKKRIAKFSGRPMYRFELVKAIEDIMSGKTQRVVLSYGA
- a CDS encoding pyruvate ferredoxin/flavodoxin oxidoreductase, beta subunit (COGs: COG1013 Pyruvate:ferredoxin oxidoreductase and related 2-oxoacid:ferredoxin oxidoreductase beta subunit~InterPro IPR011766:IPR011896~KEGG: hbu:Hbut_0983 2-oxoglutarate ferredoxin oxidoreductase subunit beta~PFAM: thiamine pyrophosphate protein domain protein TPP-binding~SPTR: A2BLG9 2-oxoglutarate synthase subunit korB~TIGRFAM: pyruvate ferredoxin/flavodoxin oxidoreductase, beta subunit~PFAM: Pyruvate ferredoxin oxidoreductase beta subunit C terminal; Thiamine pyrophosphate enzyme, C-terminal TPP binding domain~TIGRFAM: 2-oxoacid:acceptor oxidoreductase, beta subunit, pyruvate/2-ketoisovalerate family), producing the protein MELRKHVYRTDVWQDWCPGCGNYGIVTSVYKAFEELGLDPSKTVIVSGIGCSGKIAHFVNVNGVHALHGRAIPFAMGIKIANPELTVVVHGGDGDLLGIGMAHFVALGRRNLDITVVLHNNRVYGLTKGQASPTLPRYAKSRGMVKPNLHDPINTIALALASGYTFVARSYAFLGEHLKEILKRAIMHKGAAFIDVLQPCATYDEIFTPDYYRKHIYRLEEIGWDPEVRSEDEAKTKLVKAIEIANKADDRIPIGIFYINPFVETFEERINRYAKSYLVNPPAKRVIERDGKPLIDREMFRKLFAEYIVSTDTSR
- a CDS encoding hypothetical protein (InterPro IPR007087~KEGG: pai:PAE2735 hypothetical protein), with the protein product MDRRCRNCIFFRSYDFMDNFGYCIKNNVIVDPSNVSVCDNFREVSIDDLKEQIRVHGFVYCATCRKFITSIDELEEHINKHLVTYGFIRDEVAPEEIPSAD